The Cygnus atratus isolate AKBS03 ecotype Queensland, Australia chromosome 25, CAtr_DNAZoo_HiC_assembly, whole genome shotgun sequence DNA segment gCAACGCGatgaaaaacacacaggaaCAGTGTtaggttggtttgtttgtttgttttcttctttattaaaaaaaaaataaaaaacaaccagaaaaacaGTGGAGTAAAGCAGTTTGTGGCAAAACCTTGCTGGAAGAGAAATGGAGCCCACATCCATCCATAATCCCAACTCCACATACAAACCAACAAAATGCCTCACACCAGAGTACAAGGGAAGAACACAGATTAGATGAGGCAAGtaggagagagagggggaaggtGGAAAGAAACATTCAGCTGAAGGGAGGAAAACCAGTATCATTACAATGACGTACAACTTCTTTTGAGGAATAGTTCGAAATTGCATTGGAGTGGCTGCTGGAAAGAGACACAGCTTTGCCCAGTGGGTTGAGGAGCACTTTTAGGTGCACCTGTCCCATGGACgaggtgctgctgggtgctccCGGTGTCAGGATGCGGAGTAAAACAGGACCTCATATTTGGCTCCATTGCAATTCATTGGATTGCTTTGCATGGCTGATGTGCTGCTCAGGACACCCCTTGCACTGCCATCAACCTGATGCCACTGACCTCCACCAAAAAAGATGCATAAACACATGgccactgagaaaaaaacattgagcATGATTTCCCTAGCATCTCCCACCCATGCAAGATGGGGTTCAGCCCCACTATACTGGGGAACTGAGGAGGATGGATGTTCTACTGCTGACAGAAGTGAATATCAAAgttcaaaagcaaaaagtaatGGAAGattgaacattaaaaaaaaaatcagtcacaaCTAAACAGTTTGGACTGCTGAGGTCTGGAGCTTTTTCAACTAACGACCActttaaagtgaaaagaaagcccataaattctatttttaaagaacatttttctttggaaaaagagttgttttttttttttttctctacactACAGCATGTGGAGTTGCCACTACCTAGTTTTAATCTATTGTTGCTAAGAGGTAGATAAACAAAAATGACTTGGTTATATATAAGGTCATGCCCCCGTGTTTGACATGCAGTGAAGCTGGCAAACTCCACAGGCACCAGCCATTTGGGGCTTTCAAGAAACTCTAGGGTTTCATCTGGGGCTTTGTCTCACCTGGAGTGACCCTAAAATTTGTCGTTTTTCAATTCAGCCTAACAGAGCTGGTTACAGAAGCAACGTTGGGGCGGGGGGGTATGTGTCATGTTTTAGGGCCAGATTTCCTCTTGAAGTCAACAAATTTGATCTCATGATGAATCCAGATACATTTCAAATGAACCAATATGCTTAACTGCTTGGTAACAAACACTTAAACACATTATGGTGATTTTGACAGTTAGCTTCTGCACTGATTCCAGACAATCCCACCAATTTTCTGGGACAATCCACCAACAGCAACGGGAGCCCGATGCATCCAGTGCTACTCGCCACCTCCTCCAGGATACTCTGCCTGCacaggagctcagcagctctcGACAAGCCCTTCTCCACTCCATGCTGCTGAATCCCTATGGAAAACATTTACCAACTATGTCCTGCTGGACTTAGTGTTGCTTTTCAAAAACCTTTACCCAAACTGGTCAAAAAATGGCTTCAATTCTGTCATACAGCTGACTCCTGGGTCTtaatttgttgtggttttgtttgttttgttttagcaaaaAATTCCTGTCATCTTTAGCTCATGTTGATACTTTGCTAATGCAGCACACAAATACTTTCCACGGTTCATAATCCACTGCTCTGTCACAATAGCAGGGACAGGCTGCCACTGCAGACCAGGCAAAGCATCCTGGCATGCGCTGCCACAACTCAGAGGTATTTGTCTtcaagaaaaactaaaaaaaaaaatcagtaaggtACAGTAAAGCAGCAGGGTTCAAATGCACACTAAAGTCAGTAATGGGCTGACTTTCAAGGAGTCCAATTTACCGCCCATCCTGACCAGTGACTATCCCAAACCTATGGTCCCAGGAGCCTTCCTCATCagatccctttcctcttccataCTGCAATGCTCCCTAATTGTGGGGTGGAAGGACAGGGTACCAAACCTGCCTCTCCACCACCTGGGAGGATGTGTCTTCTGATGTGTGTGAAGACTGTCCCGAGGCTGTTCCCACGTGGCAGTGGTGCCAGACCCTCCCCTGTCCGTCAATTGGGTCAGCCTTGAGGTAGTTTGCATGTGTACATTTCCAGCTTGCATCATCTGCATGTTCTCCAAGAACTGCAATTTAAGAGCCTCTGGGTGGTTTTGCTCTGCTCCAGATCTTACCCATAAtcacaaattattaaaaacaaacaaacaaacaaaaaataaacactgaaactAGTAAGAAAGGCTTATTCAAGGCTGAATTGGGATTCATTTTTCCCTCCCTACACATCATTGATGTGCATCTCCTACACACTGTACCATGGCAGCTAAGTCCTTCAAGAGAGTTTTGCAACTTTAGATCCTCATTTTGCCTAACAATAGTTATCCTGTCGTGGCGCTCTGCTCCCAGTGAGctgctgcacaggtctgcccatCTGACATTCCAAATTAAATTGAGCCTTGGACATGTTTATTTGCAAGCACCTGCTTGGAGGCAGTTTTCTAAGCATTGGACAGCTGACACTTGTCCACCCACTTTCGACAATCAGGCTGAATTGAAATGGAATTGAAACTTCCATGCGCTAATTCACGCTGTCAGTCACCATGCCCTTCTCTCACAGCAAATCTGTGTTCTTCACCTCCAGTCAGCAaagcccagggccaggctgggcacAGCACATTCCAGCCATTTGCTCTGCCCAAGCAGCCTTCAGAAGCAAGCACGTTATTAGGATGTTTAAATATTCCTATGCCCTCTCAGGGGCCTGCACTTTTCACAGGCTCACACTGATTtcatccaaacaaaacaaaagccacaatgggggaaagaaaaaaagatcccCACACATCCCAAAATCtcagttactattttttttgaaaacaaaaaaagttccaaaaatattaaaagcctACGTTCTGTGAACCACCAggggacagagagagaagaactatattaaaaacaaagaaattaaatttatgtctttttttgttttataacaagtctgcatttctgaactgtttttttcagaagctagAAAACACAATATTTGGAGCTAGAAATTAAGAGAGAATTTTATTCTGGCACTGATGAACTATTTGACTAActtatactgattttttttttttccccactcaaaACTTAAAACACAACCAAAACGTAATGTCCAGGAACCATAAAGTGTATGTTAGAGgcagtttcttttcagtatttacaaTGGATTTTCATCTATTTTGACTCTGTAAAACTCTTTCAAGCTTGTCAGTGCAGTCAGACTACAATCATGACTGCCAGGAGGGAGCATAGCCCAATTGTTGCTGCTGAACCCCAACTCACCTCCCTACCTCAGATACACTTAGGGGATGAGAAAGTGGTCAGAacttggaagagaaaaacattaactgttgggttttctttgtttgtttggctttgttttttgtttactCCTTTTCCCTAGCTGAATGACAAAACAAGATTCTGATAGCATTAAAATGAGATGAACCCCCCAAAATCCACATAGCATCATGGTTTTTAGTCCTGGCAACAATATTTTGCCTGGTATATGGAACTGAGGATCACAAAGTGCTTCAGAGACATTAATTTGTTAATCCTCACAACAGGCCTGTGAGGTAGGTAAGAAGTATTACTCCCATTGGGGAGAAACTGATGcacagagatttatttatttgctttctttccattttgccCTATGGCCTCAGAGCCAGCCAGTGGCACAGTTGGGAAACAAACTCCGTGCTCTACCCATGTACTGCTTCCTGCCTGAAGCTACCACCCTGGCACGATCTGTCGAGCCCCAAGACAGCAAGCAGAAACTCCCTCTCCTATCCCAGAGGCTCTCTACatgcctgcccctgcctcaAATTAAAAACTTTCTAAACTGACAGGAAAGGACAATTTCAAGAAACGAACTGACCTGCCATGCACCCCTTCCAGCACCTAGGAGGAGCAGGGCTAGGTTCgcagggagcagggatgggggggggggggggggggggggggggaggtatAAAATGacgggggggaaaaaatctgctAGTACAAAAGCgaggcagcagctcaggagaGGAGCAATTGGTGCTGCTCATCACCCTGGTCCCCAGTGAAGATGAAGCCACAAGCAAGCATCTGCCCTGGGTCCCTGCTGTGTCTCAGTCTGGTTTCGTCAGATTTAGCACAGTGGATGTGGGTTGATTTTCTTGCCATTAAAGGGCTCCTATGGGAGGTTCCCCCTAAATTGCCTATTTTTCCAGTGCAAAGAGAGTAGCTATCAGGAAGGAGGTACTGCAGAGCAGTTATCCtcctttctgcttgctttcaggTTTTACTAGAGATTTGTTTCCTGCTTCTTCACTCCAAGGCTAATTCAAAGCTTGCTTGCATCTCCTTCCCCTGGCCCTCATGACCAGTCTGGATGGGGATCCTGGTTTATGCTGGTTTAGCTGTTCCCAGCTCAGCTTGGCTCTGGAGAAATACAGAGGTGCTTAGAGGCATCTTCCTTACTGCGAATAATTTTATAAAGCAAAGTTGCTTTCCAGAAGTCCTGTTGAACTCAATGGGATATCAGTAGGAATTTAAACAGGTATTTAAGTGCTTCCCCAACGTGGGGAGAAGAGAAACGGCCAGCAGCAGACTTGCCTCTTCCCGGCAACTGGGTCTGCCTTATGAAACCACAGCTGATGCTGCCTTCCCTCAGGGAAACAGTGATATTCCCAAAAGAACCACTCACTCTTATGTGACAGCACCAGTGATGTCTCAGTTGCCACAAAGACAGCCTCAGGCAATGGTGGCAAAGGGATCAGCCTTGAGGTGGCTTTGTGCCTGTAGCCCTTTGCTGGTGAAAAGCATCAAAGGTGTCCCTGAATCATCAGATTTTAGGTATGTGTCAAGATCTTCTCACTGCAACAATCCAATTAACAGTATTGTGGGtgttttgtgggtgtttttttttcctcaatgaTAGTTTGCACCAGTTATCAAAAACACTTGCTGTTGGAAAATACAATTATAATCACCGATGTCTGAATACACTGATTTATGCAAGGCTGTAAAAAGTAGAGAGCCAGAGATTTAaataagaaactgtttttcctaGGACAAATGCCAGTctctgaaagagaaggaaaaacaggcaGAAGCACCTTCTTGTGGAGGGGCACAAGTGCAGGTGCTGCACAGGTAGGCAGGggtttcctcctgctgccactgtCCAGCTTTGCTCCTTTGTTCCGATCTCTCTGGAAAAGGGCCAGCACTTCTCCATCACTACAGGTGAGCCTGATCCTGTGTTCCTCATGcacccaaaatttctgtgggGTTTAGGAGTGGAAGAGAGGAGTGAGGCTGGGGAGCCAGCTGGCCACTTACAAATTGACTTTACCACCACTGATATATTTCCAACTAATACTCAAGAAAGGGTTGTTTTCCTGCAGgtataatgaaaaaatagcaagatgggacttttttttttttttaaaaaaagcacatgaaCCTCCTCAGACAGGGAGAGGTTCACACCTATCATTCATTAGGGTTGttcactttttcctctctccttagTGTGTGTTTGTATAAAAAAGTTGGctcccatttatttctgttgttctcttttttttttgattgcttgTCCTCAGTAAAACTGAGGTAAatctctgtaaaatatttaacagcatCATAGTGGAGAAGATGGTTTGAGACTTCCTCTGTGTCAACACAGGAGGacaatttgtttgcattttgaaagataTGGCTTACAACTGTTTGTAAAATTACCCAAGCTGGCACAGTTAAAATATCAGCAAACCCCATGTACCCCACTTAGCATAGCCAGCTTGATGCCTAGGAATGGTGCTTGAAGGCAAGTCTATCCTCATATTGCCTTCAGTAGAATATTTCTGATTCCAAGCACTTTAACAATTTGGTTTCCTGTTGGAGTTGGATTGACAAAGGCCTTTCATCcagtggcttttttgtttttaaattaaaaaaaaaaaaagtctttccaaCTGAAAAAGTTTGTGGGCTCCAATTTGTCCAAGTTCTCAAAGAGTCGCGACATCTGACAGCTCTTGTGTCATGCTAAAATTCATTTCTGGCTTGAAAAGGCCAAAATAATATGCTGCTGCCATCTTTTCCACTATGTCTGAAGTTTCTGTCGTTCTCCATAGAGAGCTCATAACACTTGGTTACCTGCACATAACTCCTGGCTCATAAGAAATTATGAAACTTAActtctcttttcattaaaaaaataaaatattcaagacTATcagcttttatataaaatatcagcaagccccccccccaaaaaaaaaaaaattgctgaggTAACTTCATACCTTgaggtagctttttttttcccccttatttttttcttgttgctcaAACACACAGCAATATCTGGCCTTCCCCTACACCTTGTTGTTGTTGCAATGTCTAAAAGGACAGTAACTGCTGCCGTGTTCCCTTATCAATAAACCACCCGCCTTCCTGATGCTGCATGATCCAAATTCAAAGCCAGTTCTCGCTTTGGAGGATGCACCCAGGAAAACGTCTGCTCAAATGGGAGGTCTGGTctccatttcagaaagaaatggtaAAAGCATCAGTGTGAGGTTTATTTCCAATTCCCTCCTTTTAAGCCTTGAATCAGCTCGCCCAAGGCTGCTCCCAggtctcctcctgcctcctgggACGCCTGCTTTGCCCCTCTCCCCACAGCACACTGCAGGCTCCAAGCTGCGCCACCTTCCCCCAGAgccagaaataattttgctttttcaccccccaccccaattTGCAGGAAAACCAGCATCAACCAGCGTTTGGGCTGGATTACAGAGAAACATGGCACAGGGGCTTTACCTGGCatgcagcccccctgctccagTCAGAGCCATGGCCAGGGGTTGCACAGGACCAGGGCCCCTCTGCCACAGCAAGGAATGCACAccaagccctgccccagcccccgtGTAGAGACAAGACCTTACCCTGCATGGAAGAGGCAATCACAGCAGTTACTGTCCCTTCCAAATActcagtattaaaaacaaaccattaaaatatatctaaaatataaaatcctCATAAGAGTGACGGGAATCAGTAACCATCTTACATTCGTTTGACGTATATATTTGGTACTGTCTCATGAGAACAGTTATTCTTACCACAGAAagaagggtggtggtggttgcgttgttttgtttttaaataaggaaaaaaaatcttttaatgtgccacatttcaagaatatttttctccacCTAGAGAGAGTTGGGTAGAGGGGAACATCAAATAACCCCAGAAGAGTTAAAACAAACTGGCACATCCCAAGTTTGTTAACAATATTCCCCTggatatttcaaaaaaaaaaaaaaaaaaaagcaaaaaccaaaaaagtTGTGTTGCCACACACCCACCTGTGGCTGAGCCCTGGAGACACCAGCAGGATTTCAGGGCACAAGTCTCTTGCTccaggtggggaaactgaggctgaGTTCACATCCCCAGCAACCTGCAGAGGACTTTGcaaaggagctgctgcccctctTTGCGCCAAATGCCAGAGATCTTGGGGCAAAAGCATGCCCTGGTTCAGCAGCAAACCTGGACTGAAGAGCCAAGTCTGCCAAGGCTCTTTTTCAATGCCTGATATATCCAGAGCCTTAAAGATCTCTCCTCCTTCACACCCCCAAATCCCTTTGGCTTTCTCCTGAACTCCAGAACTGTTCTGCATGCATTTAGTTCACATAATCTGATTATTAAAGAGATGCAGATTAATTCATACTTCCTACCAAGCAGGGTTTTCTTTGATTTagttattgttgttttattgctgttgcttgaagggaggagggaaaaccAAATCACTTCCCTcaccccttcccttctccatgcAGTTTGCCTCATCTCTGGAACAGGTTGGCACCTACACAGCTAAGATTACTGAGAAAACGGTCACTGCTAAAGCTGTACATCCCACTTCTGCCATTATTTCAAAGGCTTCAGAAGAAACTTCTTTAAAGTAAACTAacctaaaatgaaaagaaacattaaaacaaatgaaacaaaaaagtcatCCTGGAAAATAGAGGTGCTGTCCGGGCTTCTAAGgcactgcacacagcacaggTGAGAGAGAACTTCTCCAGCTTGCCCTTGGGTGTTCCTAAGATTCAATAGGTTCAGAGCTCCCAAGGGATCCAAATCCATTTGGCACTAAGGCTTTTTTTTATATCCCCCCTTGCAATGGAACTTGTTACCAATGGGAGTTGGTAAGTTTGctacagtttctttaaaaaaaaaaatcaaaatcaaatgctCCAAAAAGTTTAAAAGCTCTCTGGAAATACCCATCAGCTACGCTGCCAaggcaggagagggagggagggacggggAGATTCAACTGCAGGGAAGCCCTGGTGGGAGCCAGAGATGGATGGGGTGGTACATCCAAAAGCTACTTAAATGAGAAGGCAAATGTTGCACCCAGAAGAGGGGCTGAGTGCTGTGGCAGTTGCAGGTTTGCTGCACTGTCCATCCCTGGCACCCGGCAGTgctccagcctcagcagcacagctggttCTCCCAGTGCACTGCAGCACCTCTCAGTTCATTTAAGTAGCTGTTCTGGCATGGGGAGCTAAAAATGGATCAAATTACGTGGTCTGATTCTTAACCTAGCCCTCTAACTTGGAAGCCAATCAAACTGCCTTTTAATGTCAACCAGTCAAAGGAAAAATTGTATCTGTCTATGGTAACTGATTCCCAGCCACTCTTAAGCCCAGCATTGGCTTGTTCCACTTTTCACATTGGTGTCATTGCTGCTCTTATTTCCTCCTTGCTTGCAGCTGGCCGCTCTGTCCCTTCTGATGTTGCTGCTTCACCTGGGCCAGAATGTCTCTGATCTTGCGCTGTGCCATCTGTGGACAAGAAGAGCAAAGAGGGAAACTAGGGTCCCTGTGCTGGTGTCAGAGCACCACTCCCTAGCTCTCcccctgcctgcctgtcctGTTAAACTGCAGGGAAACAGCACTGCATGTCATGACAGATGTTGATGTGGGCAGCACAGGTAAGTCTGTCACAGGAAAAGTTCAGGACATTTTTTCACCCAACGATGACTGCAAAGTGGAATGGGAAAAAGGAATCTCTGTCACTGGTTAGTTTCAAGAACATGTGAGATCAAATACTGGCAGGAATTGTTCATGGTGGCACGGGTGGGCTAGGTAACTCCTGGAGATCCCTTCCTCTCCTATTTTACTATGGTTTTCTCAAAAAGTTGGGTTTTGGACATCACACTCTGTGAATGCATGTGCACATAAGCCCAcacctctccctccttcccccactATCTCACACCATCACCCACAGCAAAGGGGACAGCTCATGGAcacctaatttaaaaaaaaatcaacagctaAGTGCAGAAAAAACTTCTATAGGAGGAAATACAGGTGAACACTACTCCTTATGAGCCATTAAGGGATCTACCAGCACCGAGCTGCCAGGACCATACCTGGCTGGCATAGAAGTGCCCGATGATCTTCACAATAACTTGCTCGTTCTCATCAGGGGTCTGATCTCGTGGTACCaccacctctgctgctgtcaggtTCTGCAGCTCATTGACCTGCACGGAAGGGTAGAGACCAACCCGTTGCATGGTGTGGGAAGAACATTCATGTCCCCCAAGCCATCCCACTGGGAAATCTGTCACTGGGATtcccctgggtgctggcacaAAGTGGGTGCGCTCTCACAGACATCACAACCCCACGATGCTCTCATCCCCTTCCAAATGTCACTTCTGCTTACAGTTTTGCCTCCTTTGCCAATGACCCTCCCCGCAGATGAGGCAGGGACCCGGATGTGTGTCTCCAGCTTTACTTCTTCTTTCGGTCCAAAAAAGTTTTCCTCCTTCAGCTTCCCATAAATCCTGCCTTGTGCCTGTAGAGGGGAAGGAATGTGGCATCAGGTGCAGCTTAAGATGTCCTATCCCCGCACGCCACCTCAGTGCACCCAGCTTGGCAGGTATCCATCCTGGGGACCAGGGACATATGCCAGATCCCAATCAAATCCCAGTTCCTCAGGGCTTTATATCAGCTCAGCCCCCAGGAGGGCTGGTGCTGTGTTAAAAAAAGCCACGGTCCAGGGGAGTCTCAAAAGTGCACACTAGGAAGAGGTGGCCATTCTGTTCCTCCCCACCCAGCTTTGCAGGGAAGGGGATAGTGGAGGAGGGCACTGGGAAAccccttcccccaccccccctcccagTGATGGCAGCAAAGGGAGGGACCTTGAACTGAGCTTCTGGAGGGCCCGTGATGATGACCATGCGCACTTTGGAGTCCGGCGTCTCTGGGGGTGCAAtctggaggggaggagagagacgGTCACTGCAGCAGTGAGTTGCATAGGCAGGATTATGGCCATGCCATCCTCCCCTGCAGTGCAGGATTGGGCACCCAGACACATCACCTGGGCTTTTAAGGTGTTTTTCACCACCAGAAAGGCACCCACTTGGTGAGAggtgctggcaggacagagctcCTTGACAGGGAGACACTACCTTAATAGAGGCACTTGCAAACCGGGAGAGCTGCTTGATGTGCTGGCCCTTCTTGCCAATGATCGCACCAACCGCCTGCGCAGGGATGAAGACATGCACGGTCTCTTGCTCCGGAGGCTGCAGGTACAGTGTTACTGCTCAGGCTCAGATGCCATCATGAGGATCTGGGCAGTAAAGGGCCCTGAACCACCCTCTGCTAGCCCAAGTGACAGCTGTGCCTCTCCCGATGGTGCTGGGTGAGTACTTTGTCTACTGTATTTGCAATAAGTTAAAGGTCCAGATTCTGCACCCACACTGGACCTGACCTGCCAGCTGACAGCAAGAGATGCTAAAGTCACAGCCCCATTCATTGCAAGGATCTTCCCAATGCAGAGGAGATCTCTGAGCTGGAAACAAGAGCGATTTTAGCTGCCAGGTGTTCACCTACCACAAAGGAGCTGTATGGCGTGGCTCCAGAGACACTGCTAGGAGGAGGAGGTACTGCAttggaggaggcagggaagaggCCAACAGCAGCCAGGTTAAGGCCAGGGATGAGGTGAGATTGCAGCTGAGGGTGAGAGGAGAGAAACGCTCATTGCTTTTACCAAGACATCCTCTTAGAGAGCGCACATCAGATGAGAGGTAGGGCAGGAACtctgcccagcagagctgccgtCCCTGAGCCGAGCTGCACTCACGCTCATGGCTGCTACATCATTCTCGTAGGCTTCCCTCACTTTCTTCATgatctcctgctctgctttgcagcagtTCTCGATGGAGCCCTTCACTGTGATCGTCCTTTCAGGGTTGTACAGAGTCAGGTCCTGCAATCTgatggggggagggggggtcaGTGTTACCCTggtgaagcagcagcaccatcTCCCTGCCATGCCTTCCCAGCAGTGTGTGCATCCTCCTCCCTTCTCATGGAAGATTAGCTGCTATCATCACAGCAGGCACTGCAAAGGCAGCACCTGCCCCGGTGCCAGTCAGAGCAGGGACCAAAATAATGGTTTGCATTGGGAAGTCCATCCAGCCTTCCCCAAAAATACaattcaagaggaaaaaaacaattctcaCTGGCTATAAAACCCAGCCAGACCTATGGGccactgcagcacagaggggaagaggaagtgaataaagaaaacataatacCAAGATTTATCAAGACAGCTTTGGGAACCAAAGTACCCATGCCATAGGTTGGTTTCCCATGTGATGGACAGGCATCTTTGCCCACTTTCATCACATCATCCATCTCTTCCTCATCCTTCCCATCCACCCCAGGCTGGAAAAGTTCTGCCCTGGTTTTCCCAAAGACAGCAAGGAGCCTTACGATGAGATGGtgatttttgtctctgtgtCCTGCTCCACTTTCTTCAAGTTTCGCCCTTCTTTGCCAATCAGGCGCCCCACAAAGTTGTTATGGGCCAAGATTTTCAGAGGCACTTCATCAGCTCTAGagagaggaatgaaaaaaaaaaaaaaagagattactACTGCCAGAAGAAGAGAGATTGACTACAGAGTGACAGGGTAAATTCATGTTTCCTTGCTCAAAGTACTCCAGCTCTCCCAAGGCGAGGCTCCGACATGCAGATTGGAGTGCCACACAGGTCCAGGTATTAAGACAGTAATGCAGCCCAGCAAAGAGCTGTGGATAGGATATGCATGCacagaagggaagggggaaaccTTACGTCTTGGTGTCCTTTGCCTCCTTCTGCATGATCTCC contains these protein-coding regions:
- the IGF2BP1 gene encoding insulin-like growth factor 2 mRNA-binding protein 1 isoform X3; this encodes MNKLYIGNLNENVTPADLEKVFNDHKISFSGQFLVKSGYAFVDCPDEQWAMKAIETFSGKVELHGKQLEIEHSVPKKQRSRKIQIRNIPPQLRWEVLDGLLAQYGTVENCEQVNTDSETAVVNVTYANREQTRQAIMKLNGHQLENHALKVSYIPDEQSMQGPENGRRGGFGARGAPRQGSPVTAGAPVKQQPVDIPLRLLVPTQYVGAIIGKEGATIRNITKQTQSKIDVHRKENAGAAEKAISIHSTPEGCSAACKMILEIMQKEAKDTKTADEVPLKILAHNNFVGRLIGKEGRNLKKVEQDTETKITISSLQDLTLYNPERTITVKGSIENCCKAEQEIMKKVREAYENDVAAMSLQSHLIPGLNLAAVGLFPASSNAVPPPPSSVSGATPYSSFPPEQETVHVFIPAQAVGAIIGKKGQHIKQLSRFASASIKIAPPETPDSKVRMVIITGPPEAQFKAQGRIYGKLKEENFFGPKEEVKLETHIRVPASSAGRVIGKGGKTVNELQNLTAAEVVVPRDQTPDENEQVIVKIIGHFYASQMAQRKIRDILAQVKQQHQKGQSGQLQARRK
- the IGF2BP1 gene encoding insulin-like growth factor 2 mRNA-binding protein 1 isoform X2, yielding MNKLYIGNLNENVTPADLEKVFNDHKISFSGQFLVKSGYAFVDCPDEQWAMKAIETFSGKVELHGKQLEIEHSVPKKQRSRKIQIRNIPPQLRWEVLDGLLAQYGTVENCEQVNTDSETAVVNVTYANREQTRQAIMKLNGHQLENHALKVSYIPDEQSMQGPENGRRGGFGARGAPRQGSPVTAGAPVKQQPVDIPLRLLVPTQYVGAIIGKEGATIRNITKQTQSKIDVHRKENAGAAEKAISIHSTPEGCSAACKMILEIMQKEAKDTKTADEVPLKILAHNNFVGRLIGKEGRNLKKVEQDTETKITISSLQDLTLYNPERTITVKGSIENCCKAEQEIMKKVREAYENDVAAMSLQSHLIPGLNLAAVGLFPASSNAVPPPPSSVSGATPYSSFVPPEQETVHVFIPAQAVGAIIGKKGQHIKQLSRFASASIKIAPPETPDSKVRMVIITGPPEAQFKAQGRIYGKLKEENFFGPKEEVKLETHIRVPASSAGRVIGKGGKTVNELQNLTAAEVVVPRDQTPDENEQVIVKIIGHFYASQMAQRKIRDILAQVKQQHQKGQSGQLQARRK
- the IGF2BP1 gene encoding insulin-like growth factor 2 mRNA-binding protein 1 isoform X4 — protein: MNKLYIGNLNENVTPADLEKVFNDHKISFSGQFLVKSGYAFVDCPDEQWAMKAIETFSGKVELHGKQLEIEHSVPKKQRSRKIQIRNIPPQLRWEVLDGLLAQYGTVENCEQVNTDSETAVVNVTYANREQTRQADEVPLKILAHNNFVGRLIGKEGRNLKKVEQDTETKITISSLQDLTLYNPERTITVKGSIENCCKAEQEIMKKVREAYENDVAAMSLQSHLIPGLNLAAVGLFPASSNAVPPPPSSVSGATPYSSFVVVTLYLQPPEQETVHVFIPAQAVGAIIGKKGQHIKQLSRFASASIKIAPPETPDSKVRMVIITGPPEAQFKAQGRIYGKLKEENFFGPKEEVKLETHIRVPASSAGRVIGKGGKTVNELQNLTAAEVVVPRDQTPDENEQVIVKIIGHFYASQMAQRKIRDILAQVKQQHQKGQSGQLQARRK
- the IGF2BP1 gene encoding insulin-like growth factor 2 mRNA-binding protein 1 isoform X1 — protein: MNKLYIGNLNENVTPADLEKVFNDHKISFSGQFLVKSGYAFVDCPDEQWAMKAIETFSGKVELHGKQLEIEHSVPKKQRSRKIQIRNIPPQLRWEVLDGLLAQYGTVENCEQVNTDSETAVVNVTYANREQTRQAIMKLNGHQLENHALKVSYIPDEQSMQGPENGRRGGFGARGAPRQGSPVTAGAPVKQQPVDIPLRLLVPTQYVGAIIGKEGATIRNITKQTQSKIDVHRKENAGAAEKAISIHSTPEGCSAACKMILEIMQKEAKDTKTADEVPLKILAHNNFVGRLIGKEGRNLKKVEQDTETKITISSLQDLTLYNPERTITVKGSIENCCKAEQEIMKKVREAYENDVAAMSLQSHLIPGLNLAAVGLFPASSNAVPPPPSSVSGATPYSSFVVVTLYLQPPEQETVHVFIPAQAVGAIIGKKGQHIKQLSRFASASIKIAPPETPDSKVRMVIITGPPEAQFKAQGRIYGKLKEENFFGPKEEVKLETHIRVPASSAGRVIGKGGKTVNELQNLTAAEVVVPRDQTPDENEQVIVKIIGHFYASQMAQRKIRDILAQVKQQHQKGQSGQLQARRK